In a single window of the Bacillus rossius redtenbacheri isolate Brsri chromosome 8, Brsri_v3, whole genome shotgun sequence genome:
- the LOC134535090 gene encoding uncharacterized protein LOC134535090 isoform X3, producing MRHVDGFRLRPGCRLRSSTRRRTLFSNDGSPATPLTPDARTRRLLGRTPTKLYSPFGIESPPHRGRAGAPKQDVSSLSRSGVEASTRKKVPRCRHRAAPGDVREACGNGRCVMCTAHYIHMSLRI from the exons ATGCGGCATGTTGACGGGTTCAGACTGAGGCCCGGCTGCAG ACTGAGGTCGTCCACGAGGCGCCGAACCCTCTTCAGCAACGACGGCAGTCCAGCCACTCCGCTGACTCCCGACGCTCGGACCCGCCGCCTGCTGGGACGCACTCCCACCAAGCTGTACAGCCCGTTCGGCATCGAGTCGCCGCCCCACCGGGGCAGAGCTGGGGCTCCGAAGCAAGACGTGTCGTCCCTCTCCAG GAGTGGAGTGGAGGCGTCGACGAGGAAGAAAGTTCCGCGCTGCAGGCATCGCGCGGCCCCGGGTGACGTCAGGGAGGCGTGCGGGAACGGACGTTGTGTGATGTGCACCGCTCATTACATCCACATGAGCCTGCGCATCTAG
- the LOC134535088 gene encoding BTB/POZ domain-containing protein 9 codes for MSSHHHCLGLNAPNGEIHHIKFLSEHIGALYLNDEYSDVVLKIEGQPFHGHKAILAARSEYFRALLFGGMRESQQSEIELKGTTLAAFKCLLKYIYTGHMSLTSLKEDVILDVLGLAHQYGFVDLEASVCDYLRDALQVRNACAVFDAARLYRLERLAEVCRDFLDRHAAEIIRHDSFLQLSPDAVKELTSRDSFFAPEADIFRALRDWVAANPGCGQAGEMVGAVRLPLMSLAELLTVVRPTGLVGPDAILDAIHQGSQLRDSELAHRGRLLPEENVAQPRHGTQVLQGEMRSALLDGDCSNYDMERGYTRHAINESGDPGILVKLGTQSIVNHIKMLLWDRDERSYSYYIEVSVDQKDWVRVVDHTKYYCRSWQFLRFPARVVRYIRVVGTYNTVNKVFHVVALEAMYTHAEVSLDQGLIVPKENVATVERSATVIEGVSRVRNSLLNGDVHNYDWDSGYTCHQLGSGAILVQLGQPYMIHSMRLLLWDIDGRSYHYYVEVSVNMWDWVVVADKTRESCESWQLLTFKPCPVVFIRIVGTHNTSNEVFHCVHLECPAQCDGPPEPAPAQDAAVPVSTAGAGATSATVTVVATSATATADQQADEDS; via the exons ATGAGCAGCCACCACCATTGTCTTGGGCTGAATGCACCAAACGGAGAAATTCACCACATTAAGTTCTTGTCAGAACACATCGGCGCCCTTTATTTAAATGACGAATACAGTGATGTTGTTTTGAAGATCGAAGGTCAGCCTTTCCATGGACACAAAGCAATCCTGGCGGCTCGAAGTGAATATTTCAG ggctCTTCTTTTCGGAGGGATGCGAGAATCTCAGCAAAGTGAAATAGAACTAAAAGGAACGACACTCGCGGCTTTCAAATGCTTGCTGAAGTACATCTACACTGGCCACATGTCGCTTACGAGTTTGAAG GAAGACGTGATCCTGGACGTGCTGGGGCTGGCCCACCAGTACGGCTTCGTGGACCTGGAGGCGTCCGTGTGCGACTACCTGCGCGACGCGCTGCAGGTGCGCAACGCCTGCGCCGTGTTCGACGCGGCGCGGCTGTACCGGCTGGAGCGCCTCGCCGAGGTGTGCCGCGACTTCCTGGACCGCCACGCGGCGGAGATCATCCGCCACGACTCCTTCCTGCAGCTCTCCCCG GACGCGGTGAAGGAGCTGACGAGCCGCGACTCGTTCTTCGCGCCCGAGGCGGACATATTCCGGGCGCTGCGGGACTGGGTGGCGGCCAACCCGGGCTGCGGGCAGGCGGGGGAGATGGTGGGCGCGGTGCGGCTGCCCCTCATGTCGCTGGCGGAGCTGCTGACGGTGGTGCGCCCCACGGGGCTGGTGGGGCCCGATGCCATCCTGGACGCCATCCACCAGGGCTCGCAGCTGCGCGACTCGGAGCTCGCCCACCGCGGCCGCCTGC TGCCGGAGGAGAACGTGGCGCAGCCCCGGCACGGCACGCAGGTGCTGCAAGGAGAGATGCGCAGCGCGCTGCTGGACGGCGACTGCAGCAACTACGACATGGAGCGCGGCTACACGCGCCACGCCATCAACGAGAGCGGCGACCCGGGCATCCTCGTCAAGCTGGGCACGCAGAGCATCGTCAACCACATCAAGATGCTGCTGTGGGACCGTGACGAGAG GTCGTACTCGTACTACATCGAGGTGTCGGTGGACCAGAAGGACTGGGTGCGGGTGGTGGACCACACCAAGTACTACTGCCGCTCCTGGCAGTTCCTGCGCTTCCCGGCCCGAGTGGTGCGCTACATCCGGGTGGTGGGCACCTACAACACCGTCAACAAGGTGTTCCACGTGGTGGCCCTGGAGGCCATGTACACCCACGCCGAGGTCTCGCTCGACCAGGGCCTGATCG tgCCGAAGGAGAACGTGGCGACGGTGGAGCGGAGCGCCACGGTGATCGAGGGCGTGAGCCGGGTGCGCAACTCGCTGCTCAACGGGGACGTGCACAACTACGACTGGGACTCGGGCTACACGTGCCACCAGCTGGGCAGCGGCGCCATCCTGGTGCAGCTGGGCCAGCCCTACATGATCCACAGCATGAG GCTGCTGCTGTGGGACATCGACGGCCGCAGCTACCACTACTACGTGGAGGTGTCGGTGAACATGTGGGACTGGGTGGTGGTGGCCGACAAGACGCGCGAGAGCTGCGAGTCCTGGCAGCTGCTCACCTTCAAGCCGTGCCCCGTGGTCTTCATACGCATTGTGGGCACGCACAACACCTCCAACGAG GTGTTCCACTGCGTGCACTTGGAGTGCCCCGCGCAGTGCGACGGCCCGCCCGAGCCCGCCCCGGCCCAGGACGCGGCCGTGCCCGTCAGCACGGCAGGCGCCGGCGCCACCAGCGCCACCGTCACCGTGGTCGCCACCAGCGCCACCGCCACGGCCGACCAGCAGGCGGACGAGGACTCGTGA
- the LOC134535090 gene encoding uncharacterized protein LOC134535090 isoform X1, with product MNTSRKKRVVIEHQDTKENVFRNATGTSRKCLHDRFELEQPKLKNGGGDNKRSSRYRFSTSVLGSPFHPRRALKSGTDKLIKTINNVRTTIDSISQRLRSSTRRRTLFSNDGSPATPLTPDARTRRLLGRTPTKLYSPFGIESPPHRGRAGAPKQDVSSLSRSGVEASTRKKVPRCRHRAAPGDVREACGNGRCVMCTAHYIHMSLRI from the exons ATGAATACTAGCAGGAAGAAACGTGTCGTAATAGAACATCAGGACACCAAAGAAAATGTTTTCAGGAATGCAACGGGTACATCTCGTAAATGTCTTCATGACAGGTTTGAGTTAGAACAACCAAAATTGAAGAATGGCGGAGGAGATAACAAGCGTAGCAGCAGGTACCGCTTCAGCACGTCGGTGTTGGGCTCACCCTTCCATCCTCGCCGAGCTTTAAAATCGGGAACTGATAAGTTGATCAAGACAATTAATAATGTCCGCACTACTATTGATTCCATTTCACAG AGACTGAGGTCGTCCACGAGGCGCCGAACCCTCTTCAGCAACGACGGCAGTCCAGCCACTCCGCTGACTCCCGACGCTCGGACCCGCCGCCTGCTGGGACGCACTCCCACCAAGCTGTACAGCCCGTTCGGCATCGAGTCGCCGCCCCACCGGGGCAGAGCTGGGGCTCCGAAGCAAGACGTGTCGTCCCTCTCCAG GAGTGGAGTGGAGGCGTCGACGAGGAAGAAAGTTCCGCGCTGCAGGCATCGCGCGGCCCCGGGTGACGTCAGGGAGGCGTGCGGGAACGGACGTTGTGTGATGTGCACCGCTCATTACATCCACATGAGCCTGCGCATCTAG
- the LOC134535090 gene encoding uncharacterized protein LOC134535090 isoform X2 has protein sequence MNTSRKKRVVIEHQDTKENVFRNATGTSRKCLHDRFELEQPKLKNGGGDNKRSSRLRSSTRRRTLFSNDGSPATPLTPDARTRRLLGRTPTKLYSPFGIESPPHRGRAGAPKQDVSSLSRSGVEASTRKKVPRCRHRAAPGDVREACGNGRCVMCTAHYIHMSLRI, from the exons ATGAATACTAGCAGGAAGAAACGTGTCGTAATAGAACATCAGGACACCAAAGAAAATGTTTTCAGGAATGCAACGGGTACATCTCGTAAATGTCTTCATGACAGGTTTGAGTTAGAACAACCAAAATTGAAGAATGGCGGAGGAGATAACAAGCGTAGCAGCAG ACTGAGGTCGTCCACGAGGCGCCGAACCCTCTTCAGCAACGACGGCAGTCCAGCCACTCCGCTGACTCCCGACGCTCGGACCCGCCGCCTGCTGGGACGCACTCCCACCAAGCTGTACAGCCCGTTCGGCATCGAGTCGCCGCCCCACCGGGGCAGAGCTGGGGCTCCGAAGCAAGACGTGTCGTCCCTCTCCAG GAGTGGAGTGGAGGCGTCGACGAGGAAGAAAGTTCCGCGCTGCAGGCATCGCGCGGCCCCGGGTGACGTCAGGGAGGCGTGCGGGAACGGACGTTGTGTGATGTGCACCGCTCATTACATCCACATGAGCCTGCGCATCTAG
- the LOC134535090 gene encoding uncharacterized protein LOC134535090 isoform X4 — protein sequence MCPLLTTCRLRSSTRRRTLFSNDGSPATPLTPDARTRRLLGRTPTKLYSPFGIESPPHRGRAGAPKQDVSSLSRSGVEASTRKKVPRCRHRAAPGDVREACGNGRCVMCTAHYIHMSLRI from the exons ATGTGCCCTCTGCTAACTACATGC AGACTGAGGTCGTCCACGAGGCGCCGAACCCTCTTCAGCAACGACGGCAGTCCAGCCACTCCGCTGACTCCCGACGCTCGGACCCGCCGCCTGCTGGGACGCACTCCCACCAAGCTGTACAGCCCGTTCGGCATCGAGTCGCCGCCCCACCGGGGCAGAGCTGGGGCTCCGAAGCAAGACGTGTCGTCCCTCTCCAG GAGTGGAGTGGAGGCGTCGACGAGGAAGAAAGTTCCGCGCTGCAGGCATCGCGCGGCCCCGGGTGACGTCAGGGAGGCGTGCGGGAACGGACGTTGTGTGATGTGCACCGCTCATTACATCCACATGAGCCTGCGCATCTAG
- the LOC134535393 gene encoding E3 ubiquitin-protein ligase Siah1-like, which translates to MAGVKKQTLQEFNDSILALLECPVCLKYMESPIRQCKNSHSICSQCATQMATCPTCRGEIIDMRCLPLEHLTERVLLRCEFADSGCSNQQLMKDMPAHVLVCPYRSYMCPLYGFDCNWKGKRSDIYAHVGVLHEDFRLACGDDGIVGKTLEDLDFGTEFDECYVISYAGECFWLREACRPDAGKFFVMVQYIGPVITASNFTYVVDLSGTRVRYLHQTTTHCDTETVNDIVASGNCACVSIPILQSLVEEDSFKYEIQIKGSSA; encoded by the coding sequence ATGGCTGGAGTAAAGAAACAGACGTTGCAGGAATTTAACGACAGTATACTCGCGCTGCTGGAGTGTCCCGTCTGCTTGAAGTACATGGAGTCTCCCATCAGGCAGTGCAAGAACAGCCACAGCATCTGTTCGCAGTGCGCCACTCAAATGGCCACGTGCCCCACTTGTCGCGGAGAGATCATCGACATGAGGTGTCTCCCGCTAGAGCACCTCACGGAGCGAGTGTTGCTCAGGTGCGAGTTCGCGGACTCGGGCTGCAGCAATCAGCAGCTGATGAAGGACATGCCTGCCCACGTACTGGTCTGCCCGTACCGCAGCTATATGTGCCCCTTGTACGGGTTCGATTGCAACTGGAAAGGCAAGCGCAGCGACATCTACGCCCACGTGGGTGTGCTGCACGAGGACTTCAGACTGGCATGCGGAGACGACGGCATCGTCGGAAAAACACTGGAAGATTTGGATTTCGGCACGGAGTTCGACGAGTGCTACGTCATCTCCTACGCAGGGGAGTGTTTCTGGCTGCGCGAGGCATGCCGCCCGGACGCTGGGAAGTTCTTCGTGATGGTGCAGTACATCGGCCCCGTGATCACTGCGAGCAACTTTACGTACGTCGTCGACTTGTCGGGCACGAGAGTGAGGTATCTGCACCAAACAACCACTCACTGCGACACGGAGACGGTGAATGACATCGTCGCCTCCGGCAACTGTGCTTGTGTCTCTATACCGATTCTACAGAGCCTGGTTGAGGAAGATTCCTTTAAGTATGAAATACAGATCAAAGGATCCTCAGCctaa
- the LOC134535090 gene encoding uncharacterized protein LOC134535090 isoform X5: MRHVDGFRLRPGCRYIAYKTEVVHEAPNPLQQRRQSSHSADSRRSDPPPAGTHSHQAVQPVRHRVAAPPGQSWGSEARRVVPLQEWSGGVDEEESSALQASRGPG, translated from the exons ATGCGGCATGTTGACGGGTTCAGACTGAGGCCCGGCTGCAGGTACATAGCGTATA AGACTGAGGTCGTCCACGAGGCGCCGAACCCTCTTCAGCAACGACGGCAGTCCAGCCACTCCGCTGACTCCCGACGCTCGGACCCGCCGCCTGCTGGGACGCACTCCCACCAAGCTGTACAGCCCGTTCGGCATCGAGTCGCCGCCCCACCGGGGCAGAGCTGGGGCTCCGAAGCAAGACGTGTCGTCCCTCTCCAG GAGTGGAGTGGAGGCGTCGACGAGGAAGAAAGTTCCGCGCTGCAGGCATCGCGCGGCCCCGGGTGA